A section of the Virgibacillus sp. NKC19-3 genome encodes:
- a CDS encoding phosphoribosylanthranilate isomerase produces the protein MKKIAKIVGLDVIQLHGDESAAIAKELPCKVIKAFPAEPDHFTQISTFPCDYYLIDSPFGKNRGGNGTIFDWNIMHHLPFHRDKIILAGGLTPDNIQQAIQCVNPAGIDVSSGVETNGEKDMEKIKQFIKYAKDTRKDESIDNIHNA, from the coding sequence ATGAAGAAAATAGCAAAAATAGTAGGATTAGACGTTATTCAACTTCACGGGGACGAATCAGCTGCAATTGCTAAGGAACTTCCATGTAAAGTTATTAAAGCATTTCCGGCTGAACCTGACCATTTTACTCAGATCTCCACATTTCCTTGTGACTATTATCTCATCGATAGTCCTTTCGGGAAAAATCGTGGTGGAAACGGTACTATATTTGACTGGAATATAATGCACCATCTCCCCTTCCATCGGGATAAAATTATTTTAGCCGGTGGGCTCACACCGGACAATATTCAACAAGCTATCCAATGCGTTAATCCCGCCGGTATTGATGTATCAAGCGGCGTTGAAACGAATGGGGAAAAGGACATGGAAAAAATAAAACAATTTATTAAATATGCAAAAGACACGCGAAAGGATGAGTCAATTGACAACATACACAATGCCTGA
- a CDS encoding PTS transporter subunit IIC: protein MRDFLQRKGVTLSIREYLITALSYMALGLFSSLIIGLIIKTIGEQVTFLAFFVEMGTFAMDPKIMGGAIGVAIAYGLKAPPLVLFSVLFAGAFGSELGGPAGSYITALFATEIGKLVYKETRIDIIVTPFVTIFIGFTVGKFIGPPIDSFMVGFGEIINWSTTQQPFIMGILVAVLMGWALTAPISALAISMMLSLDGLAAGAATIGCAAQMIGFAVSSYRDNGFGGLLAQGIGTSMLQVANILKKPIIILPPTIAGAALAPIATVWFGLTNNASGAGMGTSGLVGQIMTFESMGVSMHIFWSVLLLHVIAPAIISLAISEWFRIKGWIKAGDMKIRYE, encoded by the coding sequence ATGCGAGATTTTTTACAAAGAAAAGGGGTTACACTTTCGATTAGAGAATATTTGATCACTGCCTTAAGCTATATGGCTTTGGGGCTATTTTCATCACTTATTATTGGACTTATTATTAAAACAATCGGTGAGCAGGTAACATTTTTAGCCTTTTTTGTTGAAATGGGAACGTTTGCCATGGATCCTAAAATTATGGGTGGAGCCATTGGGGTTGCGATAGCGTATGGACTAAAAGCACCGCCCTTGGTATTGTTTTCAGTGTTATTTGCAGGGGCATTTGGATCGGAATTAGGTGGGCCTGCCGGTAGCTATATCACTGCCTTATTTGCAACGGAAATAGGAAAGTTAGTGTATAAGGAAACACGTATAGACATTATCGTTACCCCTTTTGTAACGATATTCATAGGTTTTACAGTAGGGAAGTTTATTGGCCCGCCGATAGATTCGTTTATGGTTGGCTTTGGTGAGATCATTAACTGGTCGACCACGCAGCAGCCATTTATCATGGGAATTCTAGTAGCTGTCCTTATGGGCTGGGCGTTAACAGCACCAATATCCGCGTTGGCTATCTCTATGATGCTATCCTTAGATGGACTTGCCGCCGGTGCAGCTACGATTGGATGTGCTGCTCAAATGATAGGATTTGCTGTGTCGAGTTATCGGGATAATGGATTTGGGGGATTGTTAGCGCAAGGAATAGGAACATCGATGTTACAGGTTGCAAATATATTAAAAAAACCGATCATTATCCTACCTCCAACCATTGCTGGAGCGGCTTTGGCACCGATTGCTACGGTATGGTTTGGTTTAACAAATAATGCATCAGGAGCAGGAATGGGAACGAGTGGCCTGGTAGGTCAGATTATGACCTTTGAATCCATGGGTGTTTCCATGCATATTTTTTGGAGTGTTTTACTTTTGCATGTTATTGCTCCGGCTATTATTAGTTTGGCGATTTCTGAATGGTTTCGGATAAAAGGATGGATTAAAGCGGGAGACATGAAGATAAGGTATGAATAA
- the trpE gene encoding anthranilate synthase component I encodes MKVTHSKTVPYKLIKQNADTLTPISIFKQLSGKKKFLLESSFQHEKKGKFSFIGSDPYREIIGQEDMTTDIKHEKGTTETIHQHALSYIQEQLPKIDIDLPLPFYGGAIGYIGYDTIRQFENIGEVLPDERHMPDIHLMVYKNVIVFDHTKEVVYLIAMNPDQAPVTELDNRLHTLQATLIAYTDETEDDLSNVQFQPEIPEEQFKEKVEIAKKHIHAGDIFQIVLSHRMKASFDGNPFSFYRKLRKANPSPYMFYIDFEDYLVLGASPESLIQTTGNEVIANPIAGTRARGETVAKDEALVKELLADEKEIAEHRMLVDLSRNDLGRVCEIGSIEIPTYMKVEKYQHVMHIVSEVHGRLKANFTGMDALIACLPAGTVSGAPKIRAMQIINDLEAEKRGAYAGGIGYINFNHDINISLAIRSLVIKEHIAYLQTGAGIVHDSIPENELAETLQKAKSLMEVNHLDLING; translated from the coding sequence ATGAAAGTTACTCATTCAAAAACAGTTCCCTATAAATTAATTAAGCAAAATGCCGATACATTAACCCCAATAAGTATTTTCAAACAGTTATCCGGAAAGAAGAAGTTTTTATTGGAGAGTTCCTTTCAGCATGAGAAAAAGGGGAAGTTTTCCTTTATTGGGTCAGACCCCTACCGGGAAATCATCGGTCAAGAAGACATGACAACAGATATCAAACATGAAAAAGGGACAACAGAGACCATACATCAACATGCGTTATCGTATATCCAGGAACAATTACCGAAAATCGATATAGACCTCCCCCTCCCTTTTTATGGCGGAGCAATTGGATATATTGGCTATGACACAATCAGACAATTTGAGAATATCGGAGAGGTCTTACCAGATGAACGGCATATGCCTGATATCCATTTAATGGTTTATAAAAATGTCATTGTATTTGATCACACGAAGGAAGTCGTCTATTTGATTGCCATGAATCCTGATCAAGCACCGGTAACTGAACTCGATAATCGATTGCATACCCTACAAGCTACGTTGATTGCATATACGGATGAAACGGAAGATGATCTCAGCAATGTACAGTTTCAACCCGAGATTCCGGAAGAACAATTTAAGGAAAAAGTGGAGATAGCTAAAAAGCACATTCATGCAGGTGATATTTTTCAAATTGTTTTATCACATCGGATGAAGGCCTCTTTTGACGGGAATCCCTTTTCGTTTTACCGAAAACTAAGAAAAGCTAATCCCTCCCCCTATATGTTTTATATTGACTTTGAAGATTATCTCGTATTGGGAGCTTCACCGGAGAGTCTTATTCAAACGACGGGGAATGAAGTCATAGCCAATCCGATTGCCGGAACCCGAGCCCGAGGCGAAACGGTTGCCAAAGACGAGGCACTAGTGAAAGAACTTCTTGCAGATGAGAAGGAAATTGCGGAGCACCGAATGCTGGTGGACTTAAGCAGAAATGATCTGGGTCGGGTATGCGAAATTGGCAGTATTGAGATTCCCACCTATATGAAAGTAGAAAAATATCAACATGTCATGCATATCGTCTCAGAAGTACACGGGAGATTAAAAGCTAATTTCACTGGTATGGACGCCCTAATTGCTTGCTTACCGGCAGGAACCGTTTCCGGTGCACCGAAAATACGGGCGATGCAGATTATTAACGACCTAGAAGCGGAGAAACGCGGTGCTTACGCTGGCGGGATTGGTTATATCAACTTTAATCATGATATCAATATATCCCTAGCTATTCGCTCCCTTGTCATTAAAGAACATATAGCCTATTTACAGACTGGTGCCGGCATTGTTCATGACTCGATACCTGAAAATGAATTAGCAGAGACATTACAAAAAGCAAAATCACTCATGGAGGTGAATCATCTTGATCTTATTAATGGATAA
- the trpB gene encoding tryptophan synthase subunit beta codes for MTTYTMPDAHGKYGDFGGRFVPELLMPAVIELEKAYEEAKNDPNFISELDYYLKQYVGRETPLYYAKKLSEKLGGPQIYLKREDLNHTGAHKINNTIGQALLTKRMGKKKAVAETGAGQHGVATATVCALLGLECVVFMGEEDIHRQKLNVFRMELLGAEVRSVSQGSGTLKDAVNEALRYWVSHVNDTHYIIGSVVGPHPFPKIVRDFQSVIGEETKKQALEATKKLPDAVIACVGGGSNAMGMFYPFIEDQNVELFGVEAGGEGLETGNHAATLSNGNAGVLHGALSNLLQDGDGQIKEAFSISAGLDYPGVGPEHSHLHQTERVQYVSITDEEALDAFQYLSKTEGIIPALESAHAVSYAMKLAAEMQKDQTLVICLSGRGDKDVEQVKDRLEEK; via the coding sequence TTGACAACATACACAATGCCTGATGCACATGGAAAATATGGGGATTTTGGTGGACGATTTGTTCCGGAGCTTTTAATGCCGGCAGTAATTGAACTGGAAAAAGCATATGAGGAAGCAAAAAATGATCCTAATTTTATAAGTGAGCTTGACTATTACTTGAAACAGTATGTAGGCAGAGAAACTCCGCTTTATTATGCAAAAAAGCTATCCGAAAAACTCGGCGGTCCACAAATCTATTTAAAACGGGAAGACCTGAACCATACGGGCGCACATAAAATTAACAATACAATCGGGCAAGCTCTTTTAACCAAGCGAATGGGAAAGAAAAAAGCCGTCGCTGAAACAGGCGCAGGTCAGCATGGTGTTGCAACCGCAACCGTATGCGCACTTTTGGGGCTTGAATGTGTTGTGTTTATGGGCGAAGAAGATATTCACCGTCAAAAACTGAATGTCTTTCGAATGGAGCTACTAGGTGCGGAAGTTCGAAGTGTCTCCCAGGGAAGTGGAACATTAAAAGATGCGGTCAATGAAGCATTGCGTTACTGGGTAAGTCATGTGAATGACACCCATTATATTATCGGCTCGGTTGTTGGCCCTCACCCTTTTCCGAAAATCGTTCGCGACTTTCAATCTGTGATCGGGGAGGAAACGAAAAAGCAAGCGCTTGAGGCTACGAAAAAGCTACCTGATGCAGTGATTGCTTGTGTCGGTGGCGGCAGTAATGCAATGGGGATGTTTTATCCCTTTATTGAGGATCAGAATGTAGAATTGTTTGGTGTGGAAGCTGGCGGTGAAGGTCTTGAAACCGGTAATCATGCTGCGACATTATCAAATGGAAACGCCGGTGTTTTGCATGGTGCATTAAGCAATCTACTACAGGACGGGGATGGACAAATTAAAGAAGCCTTCTCCATCTCAGCAGGCCTTGATTATCCGGGTGTTGGTCCTGAACATAGCCATTTGCATCAAACAGAGCGCGTTCAATACGTCTCCATCACGGATGAAGAAGCACTGGATGCTTTTCAATATTTATCGAAAACAGAAGGTATTATCCCTGCACTGGAAAGTGCGCACGCTGTATCCTATGCCATGAAGCTCGCTGCAGAAATGCAAAAGGATCAAACATTAGTCATTTGCCTCTCCGGCCGTGGTGATAAGGATGTTGAACAAGTAAAAGATAGACTGGAGGAAAAATAA
- the trpC gene encoding indole-3-glycerol phosphate synthase TrpC: MTMLDKILVEKEKEVAMLADQTFDQLPKQAITTFKEKVTTSDMMNVISEIKRSSPSKGEIDMEVNPVEQAKKYEASGAAAISILTDKTFFHGSMDDLRAIREAVDLPILCKDFIIDPIQIDQAKAAGAGIILLIVAALSDEDLKNLYRYADNLDLEVLCEVHNEEEMERALKLDPEIIGINNRDLKTFDVDLMTTNHLASMVTNPNTILVSESGIKKREDVIRVKEAGANAILVGETLMLSSNVTETFQELQISTQEGVR; encoded by the coding sequence ATGACTATGTTAGATAAAATTTTAGTAGAAAAAGAAAAGGAAGTAGCCATGCTTGCTGATCAAACGTTTGATCAATTACCGAAGCAGGCGATAACAACGTTCAAAGAAAAAGTAACAACATCAGACATGATGAACGTGATCTCGGAAATAAAACGTTCTTCCCCTTCTAAAGGGGAGATTGATATGGAGGTCAACCCGGTCGAGCAAGCAAAAAAATACGAAGCTTCCGGTGCAGCAGCAATTTCTATATTGACGGATAAAACCTTTTTTCATGGCTCCATGGATGACCTACGTGCGATTCGGGAAGCGGTCGATTTACCGATATTATGTAAGGACTTCATCATCGACCCGATTCAAATTGACCAGGCTAAGGCAGCTGGTGCCGGCATCATTTTATTAATTGTTGCTGCTTTATCAGATGAAGATTTGAAAAATCTTTACCGCTATGCGGACAATTTAGATTTAGAGGTGCTTTGCGAAGTGCATAATGAAGAAGAAATGGAACGAGCACTTAAGCTCGATCCAGAAATTATCGGCATAAACAATCGTGATTTAAAAACATTCGACGTTGATTTAATGACGACGAATCATTTAGCATCTATGGTGACAAATCCGAATACCATCCTTGTCAGTGAAAGTGGTATAAAAAAAAGAGAAGATGTCATACGTGTCAAGGAAGCTGGTGCAAATGCCATTCTGGTTGGAGAAACATTAATGCTCTCCAGTAATGTAACGGAAACCTTTCAGGAATTACAAATATCTACTCAAGAAGGAGTGAGATAG
- a CDS encoding SRPBCC family protein has product MKTWSHDTEINAPIERIWTLFTGSVEDMQKVLPGLMENEPITEIKKGKGSVHRQKYQGNKGVQEYDVETLAYVDNPEYKQVKETFSLANTFEITTEYELKQIDDHTTYFSYTTTNKPLSWMLKLLMIFVSNKVVVQFVDRVKRVAESEG; this is encoded by the coding sequence ATGAAAACATGGTCGCATGATACAGAAATAAATGCTCCAATTGAACGAATCTGGACATTATTTACCGGATCGGTGGAAGATATGCAAAAGGTTTTGCCTGGTTTAATGGAAAACGAGCCCATTACCGAAATAAAAAAGGGCAAAGGCAGCGTCCACAGGCAAAAATACCAAGGGAATAAAGGTGTACAGGAATATGATGTGGAAACATTAGCATATGTGGACAACCCTGAATATAAACAGGTAAAAGAAACCTTTTCCCTAGCGAATACGTTTGAAATCACCACAGAATACGAGCTAAAACAAATCGATGACCATACAACCTATTTCTCCTATACGACCACCAATAAGCCCCTAAGCTGGATGTTGAAACTGTTGATGATATTTGTAAGCAATAAAGTCGTCGTTCAATTTGTTGACCGCGTCAAACGCGTTGCGGAATCCGAGGGGTAA
- a CDS encoding HD domain-containing protein yields the protein MRHVTLEQIFTHPITQKYLGRSGVAHAIAVAEYAYIFAKRFDINTDDATKAALLHDVGHYTWYRDGEWDYDLYKENDIHAIKGASRAHKLLIRIGEDRHKAKEIAVAILLHTDSYLPEGELKLKPLQQIVALADEADEENGGNHHYKVIDDQVALERIRALDIQIEQEETPSNGKQSRKVV from the coding sequence ATGAGACATGTAACCTTGGAACAAATATTTACACATCCTATAACGCAGAAATATTTGGGGCGGTCTGGTGTGGCACACGCTATTGCAGTAGCTGAATATGCGTATATATTTGCCAAACGATTTGATATAAATACGGATGATGCCACAAAAGCTGCATTGCTACATGATGTCGGCCATTACACATGGTATCGTGATGGAGAGTGGGATTATGACCTGTATAAAGAGAATGATATTCATGCGATCAAGGGTGCAAGTCGAGCGCATAAGCTACTGATTCGGATTGGGGAAGATCGCCATAAGGCAAAGGAAATTGCGGTTGCGATTTTACTGCATACCGACTCGTATTTACCAGAAGGCGAGCTCAAATTAAAGCCACTGCAACAAATTGTCGCACTTGCTGATGAAGCGGATGAGGAAAATGGTGGAAATCATCATTATAAAGTAATCGACGACCAAGTGGCATTAGAACGCATTCGTGCGTTGGATATACAAATAGAACAGGAAGAGACCCCCTCAAATGGCAAACAATCGAGAAAAGTTGTATAA
- the trpF gene encoding phosphoribosylanthranilate isomerase has product MLIKICGIKTSDAALTAADAGADFIGFVFAPSKRQITAENAAAIAKKLPLLFRR; this is encoded by the coding sequence ATGTTGATTAAAATTTGTGGGATAAAAACTAGTGATGCAGCCCTCACTGCAGCAGATGCGGGAGCGGACTTTATTGGTTTTGTTTTTGCTCCAAGTAAACGGCAAATTACTGCCGAAAATGCTGCTGCAATTGCTAAAAAGCTCCCCCTTCTATTCAGAAGGTAG
- the trpA gene encoding tryptophan synthase subunit alpha yields the protein MGKSKIDQSLQEKQAGNENIFVPYIMAGDGGLNILEERITFLQECGAAAIELGIPFSDPVADGPTIQEAGIRALENGTTLPSILKMLKDFKEKRSVPIILMTYVNPIFTYGREKFAADCKESGVDGVIIPDLPMEEEALLAEVLQNNAIAFIRLAAMTSPQERLTELANRSEGFLYAVSVTGTTGARATHDKAVKDYLQMLKRTSSVPVLAGFGVSNTEQAQKLSSYGDGVIVGSQIVRLLHDGKTDEVKKLIHDSL from the coding sequence ATGGGGAAATCAAAAATAGATCAATCTTTACAGGAAAAACAAGCAGGCAATGAAAATATATTTGTCCCTTACATCATGGCTGGAGATGGTGGACTGAACATTCTAGAAGAACGGATTACCTTTTTGCAGGAATGTGGGGCGGCAGCCATTGAACTCGGTATTCCATTTTCCGATCCGGTTGCAGACGGCCCGACCATTCAAGAAGCAGGAATTCGTGCATTGGAAAATGGCACCACGCTCCCTTCTATATTGAAAATGTTAAAAGACTTTAAAGAAAAGCGGTCCGTCCCTATTATTTTAATGACCTATGTAAATCCGATATTTACATATGGGCGGGAAAAATTTGCTGCTGACTGTAAAGAATCCGGCGTTGATGGTGTTATCATCCCGGATTTACCAATGGAAGAGGAAGCACTTTTAGCAGAAGTCTTACAGAATAACGCAATCGCTTTTATCCGGCTTGCTGCAATGACAAGTCCGCAAGAACGGTTAACCGAACTGGCAAACCGATCAGAAGGGTTCCTATATGCTGTTTCTGTGACTGGGACCACCGGAGCACGTGCGACACATGATAAAGCGGTCAAAGATTATCTGCAGATGCTTAAAAGGACTAGTTCTGTTCCAGTGCTGGCCGGGTTTGGCGTTTCCAACACAGAACAAGCTCAGAAATTAAGCTCTTATGGTGATGGTGTTATTGTCGGGAGTCAAATTGTTCGTTTATTACATGATGGGAAAACGGATGAAGTTAAAAAGCTAATCCATGATAGTTTATAA
- the trpD gene encoding anthranilate phosphoribosyltransferase, with amino-acid sequence MKHYLEKLINQEDLSIEEMKDVSHYCFTDTVTDSEIASFLTALKMKGETADEVAGIVDVIRSKSSFSTAHIPNAMDNCGTGGDKSYSFNISTTSAFVIAGAGIPVAKHGNRSISSKTGSADVLEHLGVSLTFANNHVEEMLQENKITFLFAPHVHEALKPFSKVRRELGLPTIFNAIGPLTNPVFLDSQLLGVYHPDMVQMLAKSLHKLGRRRAVVVNGAGSMDEASLAGENKLALLDQGEITTFTLNPEEVGLPLYPNNQIRGGDAKENATILRNVLRGVKGAYYDTVLFNAGLALYANGSAETIKTGIARAKESIDSGAAMESLQHLIEYSRKIPSEV; translated from the coding sequence ATGAAACATTATCTTGAAAAACTCATCAATCAAGAAGACCTATCGATAGAGGAAATGAAGGACGTGAGCCATTATTGTTTCACCGACACCGTCACTGATTCGGAAATTGCTTCTTTTTTAACCGCGCTAAAAATGAAAGGCGAAACAGCGGATGAGGTTGCTGGAATTGTGGATGTTATTCGCTCCAAGTCTTCGTTTAGCACGGCTCATATACCAAATGCGATGGATAATTGCGGCACTGGCGGGGATAAATCCTATAGTTTTAATATCAGTACAACATCTGCATTTGTCATCGCAGGCGCTGGTATTCCAGTAGCAAAACATGGCAATCGCAGTATCTCGAGCAAAACCGGCAGCGCCGATGTGTTGGAACATTTAGGTGTATCCCTAACTTTTGCAAATAATCATGTGGAAGAAATGCTGCAGGAAAATAAGATCACTTTTTTATTTGCCCCACATGTTCACGAAGCATTGAAGCCTTTTTCAAAGGTTCGCAGGGAGCTCGGACTGCCAACCATTTTTAATGCGATCGGACCATTAACAAATCCCGTGTTCCTGGATTCTCAGTTACTTGGTGTTTATCACCCGGATATGGTGCAGATGCTAGCTAAAAGTTTGCATAAATTAGGCCGACGACGTGCCGTTGTTGTGAATGGGGCAGGATCAATGGATGAGGCCTCCCTTGCAGGAGAAAACAAACTCGCCCTTCTTGATCAGGGTGAGATTACAACCTTCACACTAAACCCAGAAGAAGTTGGTTTACCACTGTATCCAAATAATCAAATCCGTGGTGGCGATGCGAAAGAAAATGCAACTATTTTACGAAATGTATTACGTGGAGTAAAAGGAGCTTATTATGACACAGTTCTTTTCAATGCAGGTTTGGCACTGTATGCCAATGGCAGTGCAGAGACGATCAAAACCGGAATTGCCCGGGCAAAAGAAAGCATCGACTCAGGTGCTGCAATGGAAAGCTTGCAACATTTAATTGAATATAGTAGGAAAATTCCGAGCGAGGTGTAG
- a CDS encoding anthranilate synthase component II, producing MILLMDNYDSFTYNIYQYFSEEKKEVHVVRNDQITLSEIEGLQPEAIVISPGPGLPNQTGICLTMVNALYKQIPILGICLGEQIIAQSLGGSVTKAKEIKHGKTSLITHKASGLFHNLPQPLEVMRYHSFVVDRKTLPEDLEVTATSLEDDEIMAIQHYKYPVYGVQFHPESIGTIAGKQLIRNFLYAIRKESGVK from the coding sequence TTGATCTTATTAATGGATAACTACGATTCATTCACCTATAACATTTACCAGTATTTTTCAGAGGAAAAGAAAGAGGTTCATGTCGTTCGAAACGATCAAATCACATTATCAGAAATCGAAGGGCTTCAGCCGGAAGCAATCGTCATTTCCCCTGGACCGGGGTTACCGAATCAGACTGGAATTTGTCTCACTATGGTCAACGCACTTTATAAACAAATTCCGATTCTTGGAATTTGTTTAGGGGAGCAAATTATTGCTCAAAGCTTAGGCGGAAGTGTAACAAAAGCGAAAGAAATTAAACATGGAAAAACATCACTAATTACGCATAAGGCATCCGGACTCTTCCATAACCTCCCTCAACCATTAGAGGTCATGCGCTACCATTCCTTTGTCGTTGATCGAAAAACGCTTCCTGAGGATTTGGAAGTTACTGCAACATCGCTTGAGGACGATGAGATTATGGCAATTCAGCATTATAAATACCCAGTATACGGTGTGCAATTTCATCCGGAATCCATTGGCACGATCGCTGGGAAACAGCTAATTCGAAACTTTTTATATGCAATCAGAAAGGAGAGCGGAGTAAAATGA
- a CDS encoding DUF2269 family protein, protein MTFYELLLFVHIFSAILGMGPGFVMTNIATRATNMTELKHAYSIRSRLHTFVMVGGTLLLITGLWMGFIHPYLFTTGWFVVSLILYLIALAFGPFVLSPRSKPIKVLLKTHKGEDIPEEYDALAKKLFLYERIENGLFVIIIALMIWKPF, encoded by the coding sequence ATGACATTTTACGAGCTACTTTTATTTGTTCATATTTTCTCCGCGATTTTAGGTATGGGGCCTGGGTTTGTCATGACTAATATTGCAACAAGAGCGACAAACATGACTGAATTAAAACATGCGTATAGCATTCGAAGTCGATTGCATACCTTTGTTATGGTTGGCGGCACGCTGTTACTTATCACTGGTTTATGGATGGGATTTATACATCCCTATTTATTTACGACAGGGTGGTTCGTGGTAAGTCTGATATTGTATTTAATTGCCCTAGCGTTCGGCCCGTTCGTTTTATCTCCCAGGTCTAAGCCCATTAAAGTATTGTTGAAAACACATAAGGGGGAAGATATTCCAGAAGAATATGATGCACTAGCAAAGAAATTATTCCTTTATGAGCGGATCGAGAACGGCCTGTTTGTAATTATCATTGCGTTGATGATATGGAAACCTTTTTAA
- the ddlA gene encoding D-alanine--D-alanine ligase yields the protein MKKTKVGIIFGGKSAEHEVSLQSAKNIVEAIDSDKYEIVLIGIDKDGKWHLNDQSSYLLHAENPKLIQLNKSNDTIALVPGESTDQLIHASDALSLDQLDVVFPIVHGTLGEDGSLQGMLRLANIPFVGSNVLGSSISMDKDIAKRLLKEAGIHVAKGFAYTRSKRNLINYEEAVAQLGTPMFIKPANQGSSVGVSKVSTREEFEAGIESAFHYDHKVIVEESLVGREIECSVLGNADPKASLLGEILPQTEFYSYESKYIDEKGADLAIPADVSDEVTKRMQKVAVHAFETLQCEGMARVDFFLTDDGEIYVNEVNTLPGFTKISMYPKLWEISGIPYSDLISELIELAIERQRNDSKLKSTVWDD from the coding sequence ATGAAAAAGACAAAAGTTGGAATTATATTTGGCGGAAAATCAGCTGAACATGAAGTTTCGCTGCAGTCTGCTAAAAATATTGTAGAAGCAATTGACAGTGATAAATATGAAATTGTATTAATTGGAATTGATAAAGATGGAAAATGGCATTTGAACGATCAATCCTCTTATTTGTTGCATGCTGAAAATCCGAAGCTGATTCAGTTAAATAAGTCGAACGATACGATCGCACTTGTCCCGGGTGAATCAACGGATCAATTAATCCATGCCAGTGATGCACTGAGCTTGGATCAACTAGACGTCGTATTTCCAATCGTCCACGGAACATTAGGGGAAGATGGAAGTCTACAGGGAATGCTTCGTCTGGCTAATATTCCTTTTGTAGGATCAAATGTCTTAGGTTCATCCATCAGTATGGATAAAGACATCGCGAAACGATTGTTAAAAGAAGCGGGTATTCATGTAGCAAAAGGCTTTGCATATACGAGGTCGAAGCGAAATCTTATAAACTATGAGGAAGCGGTAGCGCAACTAGGAACACCAATGTTTATCAAACCCGCAAATCAAGGCTCATCTGTCGGTGTTAGCAAGGTATCCACAAGAGAGGAGTTTGAAGCAGGAATAGAGTCTGCTTTTCATTATGACCACAAAGTTATTGTTGAAGAGAGTCTTGTTGGACGTGAAATTGAATGCTCTGTTTTAGGAAATGCTGATCCAAAAGCTTCGTTATTAGGAGAAATACTTCCTCAAACAGAATTCTATTCATATGAGTCTAAATATATTGATGAAAAGGGTGCTGACTTAGCAATCCCAGCAGATGTATCAGATGAAGTAACAAAGCGGATGCAAAAAGTTGCTGTCCATGCATTTGAAACCCTTCAATGTGAAGGCATGGCCCGGGTTGATTTTTTCTTGACCGATGATGGTGAGATCTACGTAAATGAAGTAAATACACTACCTGGTTTTACGAAAATCAGCATGTATCCAAAATTATGGGAAATAAGCGGTATCCCATACTCGGATTTAATCAGTGAATTAATCGAACTTGCTATCGAACGTCAGCGAAATGATAGTAAGCTAAAGAGCACGGTTTGGGATGATTAA